AAGAACACACCGGACTGAAGAGGAGTccggaggtcagaggtcagggcgCGATACAAGACAGCAGTCATGGAGCTTGTCCACAAACACAGAagcttgctgctgctgcaggggtTTGGTCTCCAGTTGAAGGATGAACTCTGGGTGTCCCTTCTGCCccattttgtggttttagacACGTCCTGTCCATTTAAATATAGCTCAACTGTCTGTCCTAGATGGCACAGACATAAACTCCCAGTAGTGAACCACATCAGTGCTTAGCTCTCTCATCCACTCTGACAGTTGTTGTGAATATTCTTTGGCTGTGAGGAAAAACAccatcttcttgttttttttttaatgcctccaCAGCGGTGAGAGCCGAGCTCgaaggcattttattttcaggttgtccatccgTCCCATTCTTATgaatttaaaatcttaaaaaatgtagtaaGGGATTTCAAATCTTACAGcaatgaaatgattagattgtggtggtcaaaggtcaaggtcactgtgaccttgcatctgtctcattctcatcaACAAGgtatctcaaaaacatcttgagggaatttcttcaaatttagcacaaattttcacttgaccCACTATATGCGACCAATTCATCTCCATTCGTGTCCACTGTGCCCTGCTGGTCACATTTATCCATCCACAACCCCCGCCCTCTTTTCGACCAGAGGAAATTTCACTTAAGTATTTCCTGTATTCATACAGATCTGTTCAGAGAGTCGCCGTGGCTGCAGCTTGAGTGGTTTTGCTGACGTAAGCAACGTTATATGAACGTAATGTACTGTAATATTTGAAATTGTGAAATTGTTCATGCACCATCATTCCCTTGGACGTGATGTCTCAAGAACGCACTCAGGGAATATTTATactaatttggcacaaacgtccactttgactcaaaaaggaactgattggaatttggaggttgaaggtcaaaggtctcTATGACCtcccaaaacatatttttgaccaaaactcaagaattcatatgctaattatgagaAACTTCCACACCAAATGTCTAATAGTATGTTATGAAAAAGTGCTAATATTtatatcaaaaatgtcaaaggtcagcttccctgtgacatcataatattctcCAAAAACACTTTAGTGTTATTCTgcgtcatatctcaggaacagaaggggagacgtTTTTTGgatattgaattggtgacagagatgtgtgtgaagcatttatgttttcacagacgtggatgtaaaATTTATTTACAGCTTGACTGGTGCATGAAGGCATCTGACTGCGTCGCTGTTATTCTAGTTCTTGTGACTTTTCTTTGGTTGTTGAGAAAAGATACTagcttctttatttttattccccAGGTCAAAGTGGAGCCGGAAACAACTGGGCCAAAGGTCACTACACGGAGGGGGCGGAGCTGGTGGATTCAGTCCTGGATGTGGTgaggaaagaggcagagagctgcGAGTGTCTGCAGGGTTTCCAGCTCACTCACTCTCTCGGAGGAGGCACCGGCTCCGGCATGGGCACGCTGCTCATCAGCAAGATCAGGGAGGAGTACCCTGACCGCATCATGAACACCTTCAGTGTGGTGCCCTCTCCTAAGGTAACACTTACAGTCCTGTACAGCTGAGTACagtaaaaatgattgtttttatgcCATTGTACATTGTACCACTTAAACAGTCTTAAAAGGCGCTGAaatcattcatctaaaaataaggctttaactggcattaaaatgtcttaaaacaatctttaaaaagaTTTCTATGAATGCAttacaaaagtttaaaatattgggtaactcaaaaaaagtaataaaatgccCAATCcctcttgcattaacatcaccaaaGAGTCATGCTTTACGTTATTTAAtacttcaaaagttaaaaaaaatccctctaaCCTTAAGTAAAtgatttcag
The window above is part of the Plectropomus leopardus isolate mb unplaced genomic scaffold, YSFRI_Pleo_2.0 unplaced_scaffold15861, whole genome shotgun sequence genome. Proteins encoded here:
- the LOC121964530 gene encoding tubulin beta chain-like, whose product is GKYVPRAILVDLEPGTMDSVRSGPFGQIFRPDNFVFGQSGAGNNWAKGHYTEGAELVDSVLDVVRKEAESCECLQGFQLTHSLGGGTGSGMGTLLISKIREEYPDRIMNTFSVVPSPKVTLTVLYS